GCTGTCTGCCTGAGTCGCATTCTCGCGCAGTATGCCCTACGAGCCGCCGCCAGTCGACCGCCAGTCATTCTCCACTCCAGCCACCTTCCAACCGACTCCTTCACGGGCCAGTGTTATCTCGTAGCTGAGAGGAGCACCGCTATCGGGAGTGACCGTGATGACGACCTTCGACGTGCGAGGTGAGCGTTCGACTGACTCGATGCCGTACTCCTTGGCAGGTGGCAGCTTCGCCATCTCCTTGTCTACCTCCGCCGTGGGCACGGCAACCCAGTACCCCTCGACGGGTTTACCTTCGGCACGAGCGTCCATCATTCCTTTCACGGTCATCGACTGGCTCGGATACCCGAGACCCACGAAGTACGCCGCGGCGAACGCGCCGACAACCACCAGAGTCATCGCGAGAGCGGCAAACACCGGAATCCATGGATTGCGATGTTCGCGCCTCTCATCTCGCTCCGCTCGCCGGTTGGCCTTATCGTGCTCCTTCATCTCCTCATCGGTCCTGGTGAAGAACGCGGATTCGTCATCGTGCTCGGGGACCGACACGACACCTCCGCTGGACTCGACCTCTTCGGCGCCTACCTGCGGCATGACGGCGGTCGCCTGGCCAACGCCGGACATCGACGCGAGCTCTCCTGTATCCCAGCCCGGTTGCTCGGTCGAATCCTGCTCGATCACCGGTGGCATTTCACCGGTCGACCAGCCCTCGACGATCTCTCTCTTGCTGGCGAGCGCGTCGCGACTCGCCTCAAAGACCTCGAGTGCCTGAGCGGAGAGTGTGTGGCCGTGCAACTGCGTCGCCTTCTCAAGCGCTTTCACGGCGTCCGCATGCTGACCGAGGCTCCCGAAGGCGATGCCCAGGTTCGCAAGCGCACGGCCCTTTCCGCTGTACGTGTCGAAACCGAGCGCAGCCTTGTATGCCTCGATAGCGTCCACAGGACGCCCCATCGCCATGAAGCACAGTCCGAGGTTGTTCAGCGCCTTGCCCGAGTCGGGGTTGTCACCGTCGAGAGCGGCCTGCCGGTACGCCACGGCCGCGTCTTCGTAGCGACCCATCTCAAGCAGGGCGCCCGCAAGTCCCTGGAGCGCCCTGTACTGCGCGTGGTAGTCAGGCTCTTCCAGCGCTGCCCGATAGCGCTCGACCGCCTCGGCGTACTCACCGAGTGCGACGTGCGCAGCTGCAAGGTTCGCCATTGCAGCACCGCGCTTGTCGTATAGCTCGTCCTTCAGGGCATGGCCGAAGACGGTGACCGCGTCGTTGTAGCGGCGCAACCGGAGCAGCGCGTTGCCGGCCATATGGTAGGCCGAGCCGTTGCCTTCGGTGCCCCTCCCGGCCGCCGCGAGGAAACCCTTTGCCGCAGCGCGGAAATCCCCGGCGTTGTAGGCGTTCTTTGCCTCCTGGAACCGTGCTTGGTCCACAGTCACCCCTTGTTAGGACTACTTCGAAGCATTCTCAATCGTTACCGACTCCATGACGTCACCCACGGCGATCTTCTTCACAATGTCCATGCCATCTGTAACCTGCCCAAACACCGTGTACTGTCCATCTAGCGAAGGCTGCGGAGACAGACAGATGTAGAACTGCGAACCGCCTGAATCGGGGTCCATGGATCGCGCCATCGCAACGGTTCCTTCAAGATGCTGCCGAGAGTTGAACTCTGCCCCCAAACGGTAGCCGGGCCCACCCGTGCCTACCATGGCATCGTCGGTCTTGGAGAGCGGGTCCCCGCCCTGTATGACGAAAGTCGGCTCGACGCGATGGAACTTGGTCCCATCATAGAAGCCGGCGTTGGCAAGCTCGATGAAGGCTGCCACGTGATTGGGTGCATCCTCGGCATAGAACTTGAACTTGATCGTGCCTTTGGCGGTCTTGATGACAGCGACCTCGTCGCCATTCGGCTTGTACGTGGCAGTGTGCAACGGCTCCTCCTCGGGGCTGGCCGGCGGCTCTTCGGCTTCCTGTGTCGTCTGGGCAGGCTCATCGGCAGTCTTCTCGACGGTGTCACCCGACGAACACCCCTGAAGTGCGAACACGGACACCACGAGGATGATGGCGAACAGGACGAGGATGACTCGTGAAAGCTTTGGCGACATGTGTGCAGCGCCTCCTGGCTAGCTCGTGATCCCTGTACCCGGATCGGGTGCGGGCCGAAGGTCATTCTACCAGTGCGGCCACACGCTGATAAGGAGTATGCTGTCGGGGTGCGCCGTCGCGCGCCACCTTCCCAGAGTCGCCGCAGACTCCGAACCCGGCGACGGATAACCAAGGAGGAGATGCACTTGGGAGCACCAAGCACTGACACGGTCCGCAACGTCGTACTCGTCGGCCACGGCGGTGCGGGCAAGACATCTCTCGCGGAAGCAATGCTCTTCCTGGCCGGCGTGACGAAGCGTCTCGGGAGCGTGGACGAGGAACACAGTAACCTCGACTACGATGCCGAGGAAGTGAAGCGCAAGCTGACGGTCAACCTCGCGCTCGCGCCCGTTACTCACAAGGGCGTCAAGATCAACGTGATCGACACCCCCGGCTATGCGGACTTCCTTGGCGATGCCGTCGCCGGAATGGAAGCCGCGGAAATGGCGCTCTTCGTGGTAGACGCTGTTTCCGGGCCACAAGTCCAGACCAACCGACTCTGGAAGATCGCCGGCGAGATGGGCATCGCGAGAGCGGTCTTCATCAACCGGATGGACAAAGAACACGCCGACTTCGATGCGGTCATGAAGGCACTGGACAACTCCTTCGGACACCGCGTCGGGGCGGTTCAACTCCCGATCGGCAAGGAGGCCGGTTTCCGCGGAGTGGTCGACATCATCCGCATGAAGGCCTACTACCACGAGGACGCCAAGGAAGAGGTCACCGATATCCCCGCGGACCTCGTGGATATCGCCGAGGCCGCGCGGGAGAGCCTATGCGAACTCGTCGCAGAAGCGGACGACGCCCTCATGGAGAAGTACCTTGAGGGCGAGCGCCTCACCCAGGAAGAACTCGAGACGCTGCTCGATGAAGCGATCGCACAGAGCATCTTCATTCCCGTGTTCGTCGGATCGGCCATCACCATGCAGGGCGTCACCGACCTGATGGATGAGATCGTGTCGTTCTTCCCGCAGCCTACCGCTCACGGCCCTGTGCCGACAGCGGACGGCGGAGAGATGGAGATATCGACCAGCGGGGAGACCGTAGCCTGGGTATTCAAGACGATGTCCGACCCCTACGTCGGTCGGCTGAGCTTCGTGAAAGTGATCAGCGGCACCCTCACGCCCAGCAGCGAGCTCATAGACTCCCGCACGGGCAAGAAGGAGCGAATCGGTCATGTCTTCAAGCTGACCGGCAAGGAATCCGCCGACGTCGATGCGGTCCCTGCCGGCGATATCGCAGTGTTGCCCAAGCTTGGCGATGTCTCCACAGGCGACGCGTTGTCCGCCACGGGCAATGTGGTCTTCGCACCTATACCCTTCCCTGATCCGCTGTACCCCGTCGCCATCGTCGCCAAGACCAAGGCTGACGAGGACAAGCTCGGCACCGCGCTCAAGAGCATCGTCGATGAGGATCCAACGCTCGTCATGAAGCGCGATGAGGAAACGCACCAGACCGTGCTTTCCTCTCTGGGCGACGCTGCGATCGACGTGGTGCTGAGCAGGCTGCAGGACCGCTTCCACGTCGAAGCGGAACTTGAGGAACTTCGCATCCCATATCGGGAGACCGTTCGCAAGAGAGCCGCGGCCCAGGGCCGTCACAAGAAGCAGACCGGGGGCTCAGGCCAGTTCGGTGACTGCTGGCTTCGCGTTGAGCCAAACCCCGGCAATGGATATGAGTTCGTCGACGAGATCGTCGGCGGGCGCATACCGCGTCAGTTCATCCCGGCGATCGATAAGGGTGTGCAGGCTACGTTGGCCGAGGGAACCCTGGCCGGGTACCCGATCGTGGACGTCAAGGTCACCGTCTACGACGGCTCCTATCACTCAGTCGACTCGAACGAGATGGCATTCAAGACGGCCGCGCGCGTCGGCTTCCGTGCGGCATCGGCCAAGGCCGACATGATCTTGCTCGAGCCGATAGCGACGCTGGAGATCATCGTGCCGGACGAGTACGCCGGCGCCGTCATGGGCGACATAAGCTCGATCCGTGGTCGCATACTCGGCATGGGTGCGCCCGGCCCGGGCGTGCAGCTCATCAGGGCGCAAGTACCCTACGCCGAGGTGGTGCACTACTCGCCGCATCTTCGCTCCCTGTCGAGCGGGACCGGCACGTACACGATCGCGATCGACAGCTACGAGCAGGTCCCCGGAGACATGGCCAAGAAGATCGTCGACGCCTATGAGAAGGAGCGCGCCGAGGGGCACTAGAGCGCACCCGCTCTCAGCGAAAACCGAAGGCCGGCCCATCAAGAGGGCCGGCCTTCGTCGTCACATCGATTGGCGCCCTCTGCAGGACTCGAACCTGCGACCTTCTGCTCCGGAGGCAGACGCTCTATCCGCTGAGCCAAGAGGGCATGCGTGGGCCGCGCGCCCACGCAGAGTACCATACCCGG
This sequence is a window from Actinomycetota bacterium. Protein-coding genes within it:
- a CDS encoding tetratricopeptide repeat protein, which encodes MDQARFQEAKNAYNAGDFRAAAKGFLAAAGRGTEGNGSAYHMAGNALLRLRRYNDAVTVFGHALKDELYDKRGAAMANLAAAHVALGEYAEAVERYRAALEEPDYHAQYRALQGLAGALLEMGRYEDAAVAYRQAALDGDNPDSGKALNNLGLCFMAMGRPVDAIEAYKAALGFDTYSGKGRALANLGIAFGSLGQHADAVKALEKATQLHGHTLSAQALEVFEASRDALASKREIVEGWSTGEMPPVIEQDSTEQPGWDTGELASMSGVGQATAVMPQVGAEEVESSGGVVSVPEHDDESAFFTRTDEEMKEHDKANRRAERDERREHRNPWIPVFAALAMTLVVVGAFAAAYFVGLGYPSQSMTVKGMMDARAEGKPVEGYWVAVPTAEVDKEMAKLPPAKEYGIESVERSPRTSKVVITVTPDSGAPLSYEITLAREGVGWKVAGVENDWRSTGGGS
- the fusA gene encoding elongation factor G; this translates as MHLGAPSTDTVRNVVLVGHGGAGKTSLAEAMLFLAGVTKRLGSVDEEHSNLDYDAEEVKRKLTVNLALAPVTHKGVKINVIDTPGYADFLGDAVAGMEAAEMALFVVDAVSGPQVQTNRLWKIAGEMGIARAVFINRMDKEHADFDAVMKALDNSFGHRVGAVQLPIGKEAGFRGVVDIIRMKAYYHEDAKEEVTDIPADLVDIAEAARESLCELVAEADDALMEKYLEGERLTQEELETLLDEAIAQSIFIPVFVGSAITMQGVTDLMDEIVSFFPQPTAHGPVPTADGGEMEISTSGETVAWVFKTMSDPYVGRLSFVKVISGTLTPSSELIDSRTGKKERIGHVFKLTGKESADVDAVPAGDIAVLPKLGDVSTGDALSATGNVVFAPIPFPDPLYPVAIVAKTKADEDKLGTALKSIVDEDPTLVMKRDEETHQTVLSSLGDAAIDVVLSRLQDRFHVEAELEELRIPYRETVRKRAAAQGRHKKQTGGSGQFGDCWLRVEPNPGNGYEFVDEIVGGRIPRQFIPAIDKGVQATLAEGTLAGYPIVDVKVTVYDGSYHSVDSNEMAFKTAARVGFRAASAKADMILLEPIATLEIIVPDEYAGAVMGDISSIRGRILGMGAPGPGVQLIRAQVPYAEVVHYSPHLRSLSSGTGTYTIAIDSYEQVPGDMAKKIVDAYEKERAEGH
- a CDS encoding peptidylprolyl isomerase is translated as MHTATYKPNGDEVAVIKTAKGTIKFKFYAEDAPNHVAAFIELANAGFYDGTKFHRVEPTFVIQGGDPLSKTDDAMVGTGGPGYRLGAEFNSRQHLEGTVAMARSMDPDSGGSQFYICLSPQPSLDGQYTVFGQVTDGMDIVKKIAVGDVMESVTIENASK